The genomic stretch AAACACTTAAGGTTATACTGTGTGTCGCAAGTGTTGCTTTGGCGGCGGCCAAGGTGGCTGCGCAAGTCACCTTGCCTAAACAAACCTGGCAGGCTTCCGCGCCTTTGCCGGTGGCTTTGCAAGAAATTTACCCCACCGTGTTTATGGATCGCATTTTCGTTGGCGGTGGCTTTACCACCTCAGAAATGGAAACCTTTTATGGTTTGGGCCCAACGGATAAGGTGTATTTATTAAACCCCTCGGAAGAAGGCTGGGAGCAAGCGCCTTCGTTGCCCGATGCTCGGCATCATTTAGGCTTTGCTAGCAATATTCACTATCTCTATGCCATTGGTGGCTTCAGTGGTCCTAAAGGCGCTGCTTGGCAGCCGCAATCAACCGTTTACCGTCTTGATACGCGGGCAGAGGAGTGGGTGTCGGCGCCTAGTTTGCCAAGCCCATTAGCAGAATCGGTGTACGCCACCATTGGTATGAATATTCACGTTATCGGTGGCAAAACCCGTGGCTATGGTGACGACCAAAACAGCGACAGTACTGCTCACTATGTGTTGAAGAATAACGCGTACTGGAGTCGTGCAGAGCCATTGCCAACACCAAGAAATTCAGCGGCCAGTGTGGTAATTGGTGACAGTATTTATGTCATTGGTGGGCGCGTCAGTGGCGATGCCCCAAAAAATCTCGAT from Pseudoalteromonas sp. UG3-2 encodes the following:
- a CDS encoding Kelch repeat-containing protein; amino-acid sequence: MSRLPQTLKVILCVASVALAAAKVAAQVTLPKQTWQASAPLPVALQEIYPTVFMDRIFVGGGFTTSEMETFYGLGPTDKVYLLNPSEEGWEQAPSLPDARHHLGFASNIHYLYAIGGFSGPKGAAWQPQSTVYRLDTRAEEWVSAPSLPSPLAESVYATIGMNIHVIGGKTRGYGDDQNSDSTAHYVLKNNAYWSRAEPLPTPRNSAASVVIGDSIYVIGGRVSGDAPKNLDTVEVYNSKSDSWRTLSPLPVAAAGLAASVIDGKILVTGGEAFDFQSDTRSGEVYAAAWLYDPKLDEWQSLPDMPWPRHGHGQVTHNEIVYVIGGAAKLGPQETLSSTMAFKLSDD